One Novipirellula artificiosorum DNA segment encodes these proteins:
- a CDS encoding DUF1592 domain-containing protein, translated as MIVRRVLQIPAGSRFVLIVALLACVQPTEADEVQPLIESSCMACHDENTDTRLDFTKLDRDFEDADTFRTWVAVFDRIQDGEMPPASEPRPDARTQAAALTFLEKELFEVNRRQQAAHGRVPSRRLSRLEYEHTLHDLLGVGGQIAKFLPPENKAGAFDVDAAKQDMSSVHVRGFLAAADAALDEAIQLGPKPPMSRELDYPNSRFMQMWFERPVIRGGGTVFRDGDDLIMFRGQNYNLRSDHNGLRIPVAGRYRITVTGSAYQPRTSVTMSLRRQNDVQGDSELFAAWDVDEKLRTVSTIKYLRPDDYFYVSADELEPAPDGKVIYNSQPASEFKGEGVRVRRVLVEGPLEPTWPPQRTRALFPGVQWETAANGRYYKPVTTKSHYEHIRDAVAALAPRAFRRPVTDKEIEYYTNLSVPTLTAQRGFLASARVSLRAILISPDTLFLTNETRPEDSTLTDHALASRLSYFLWRSLPDGELIQLASDGKLADTKTLDAQVSRMLSDGRRERFINEFLDQWLDLELIDATTPDKYMYPEYDDVLRRAMLAETRLLFRHLIDEDLSIANLIDSDFTFLNRKLAEHYGIDGVKGEEMRKVMLDTNSVRGGILTHASISKVTANGTVTTPVKRGNFVLTTLLGLPTSPPPAGAGSIEPDTRGATTIRETLEKHQSVEACAVCHHRIDPPGFALECFDPVGTFRTRYRISKGVKRTADDGLRFLHKDYDSGRRVDCGGQMDDGFTFTGIRDFKQHLMKSKEQVARNLVSLLITFATGAEIQFADRQEVEAILHRHEVEDYPLRRLIYEVVSSRMFQHR; from the coding sequence ATGATCGTCCGTCGCGTCCTTCAGATACCTGCCGGTAGCCGTTTTGTGCTGATTGTAGCGCTGTTGGCCTGCGTTCAACCAACAGAGGCGGATGAAGTCCAACCGCTGATCGAATCGTCTTGCATGGCCTGCCACGACGAGAATACGGACACCCGCCTCGACTTCACGAAGCTCGACCGGGACTTCGAAGACGCCGACACGTTCCGTACGTGGGTCGCCGTCTTCGACCGTATTCAGGACGGAGAAATGCCACCGGCATCGGAACCTCGCCCCGATGCGAGAACGCAAGCTGCCGCGCTGACTTTCCTTGAAAAGGAGCTCTTTGAGGTCAATCGCCGCCAGCAAGCAGCGCACGGTCGAGTTCCGTCACGACGACTCAGTCGACTTGAATACGAACACACGCTGCACGATCTGCTTGGGGTTGGCGGCCAGATCGCGAAGTTCCTTCCGCCGGAGAACAAGGCCGGAGCCTTCGATGTTGATGCGGCAAAGCAGGACATGTCGAGCGTCCATGTTAGAGGATTTCTCGCCGCGGCCGATGCGGCTTTAGATGAGGCCATTCAGCTAGGGCCAAAGCCGCCGATGTCGCGCGAACTTGATTATCCGAATTCGCGTTTCATGCAGATGTGGTTCGAACGGCCCGTCATCCGAGGTGGTGGTACGGTCTTCCGGGACGGAGACGATCTCATCATGTTTCGCGGTCAGAACTATAACCTGCGCAGCGACCACAACGGACTGCGGATTCCCGTCGCCGGCCGATACCGCATCACGGTCACCGGTTCGGCGTATCAGCCGAGGACCTCGGTCACGATGAGCCTCAGGCGCCAAAACGACGTCCAGGGCGACAGCGAACTGTTTGCGGCCTGGGATGTCGACGAGAAACTCCGCACGGTTTCAACGATCAAATACCTTCGCCCCGACGACTACTTCTACGTCAGCGCCGACGAACTCGAACCAGCGCCTGACGGGAAAGTCATTTACAACTCTCAGCCCGCGAGCGAGTTCAAAGGAGAAGGCGTGCGCGTCCGCAGGGTGCTCGTCGAAGGTCCGCTCGAACCCACATGGCCCCCGCAGCGAACGCGAGCTCTGTTCCCCGGCGTCCAGTGGGAAACTGCTGCAAACGGTCGCTACTACAAACCGGTGACGACAAAGTCTCATTACGAACATATTCGTGATGCCGTCGCAGCACTCGCACCGAGAGCCTTCCGACGTCCGGTGACAGATAAAGAGATCGAGTACTACACCAATCTCTCTGTGCCGACTCTCACAGCACAACGCGGATTCCTCGCCAGCGCTCGCGTTTCGCTACGAGCGATTCTGATTTCGCCCGATACGCTGTTTCTGACGAACGAAACGCGGCCAGAAGATTCAACACTGACTGATCATGCACTCGCCAGTCGATTGTCATATTTCCTCTGGCGCAGCCTTCCTGATGGGGAACTCATTCAACTTGCCAGTGACGGAAAACTCGCCGACACCAAAACACTGGATGCTCAGGTCAGCCGCATGCTGTCCGACGGGCGCAGAGAACGGTTCATCAACGAGTTCCTTGACCAATGGCTGGATCTGGAACTGATCGACGCCACCACGCCTGACAAGTATATGTACCCGGAATACGACGACGTCCTCCGTCGTGCCATGCTGGCCGAAACGCGGCTCCTCTTCCGACATCTCATCGACGAAGACCTCAGCATCGCCAATCTCATCGATTCTGACTTCACGTTCCTCAACCGGAAACTCGCCGAACACTACGGCATTGACGGAGTCAAAGGCGAAGAGATGCGAAAAGTCATGCTGGATACGAACAGTGTCCGGGGCGGCATCCTGACTCACGCATCGATTTCCAAAGTAACGGCCAACGGCACCGTCACGACGCCCGTCAAACGCGGCAATTTCGTTCTCACGACTCTGCTTGGCTTGCCAACCAGCCCGCCTCCGGCAGGTGCCGGTTCCATCGAACCTGACACACGTGGCGCCACGACCATTCGAGAAACCCTGGAGAAACATCAATCCGTCGAAGCGTGTGCCGTTTGCCACCACAGGATTGATCCGCCGGGCTTCGCGCTGGAATGTTTCGACCCCGTCGGCACCTTTCGCACTCGTTACCGCATCAGCAAAGGCGTCAAACGGACCGCCGACGACGGGCTTCGATTCCTGCATAAAGACTACGATTCTGGCCGGCGGGTTGACTGTGGCGGTCAAATGGACGACGGATTCACGTTCACCGGCATTCGTGACTTCAAGCAGCACCTGATGAAGTCGAAGGAGCAGGTGGCACGAAATCTCGTGTCCCTGTTGATCACCTTCGCCACCGGAGCTGAAATCCAGTTCGCGGACCGGCAGGAAGTGGAAGCAATTCTGCACCGTCACGAAGTGGAAGATTACCCGTTGCGCCGATTGATTTATGAGGTTGTCAGCAGCCGGATGTTTCAGCACCGGTAG
- a CDS encoding DUF1552 domain-containing protein has product MHTPISRRTVLRASGVALSLPLLDVMNPVFGFERAEQPKRMVLICNALGLYPPSLFPKTPGNDYESTEYLELLKEHRSDFTLFSGLSHPDQNGKEPHDTEMTFLTAAINPGLGGFKNTVSVDQVAAMHLGHTTRFPSITLGSNTRESQSYNSNGVMLPADNRPSRVFAKLFLAGSPEEQRRQRQRLADGRSILDAVGDQTKTLNQRVSGGDRKQLDEYFAAIRTAEKELAESEAWLDRPKPEVKVEVPKDIVESSELLGRIRALMNLIPLMLQTDSTRVISLMIQADHGVPNIPGVQGEHHPLSHHGQDPSKIAQLKIIESGILAEFSDLLTQLGQRSEHGERLLDETAVLFGSNLGNANAHDPTNLPIILAGGGYKHGRYVAHDKKRNTPLCDLFVTLLQRMGVEADSFATSNGALAIT; this is encoded by the coding sequence ATGCACACGCCAATTTCACGACGCACGGTACTGCGAGCATCCGGCGTAGCATTATCGTTGCCGCTGCTGGACGTGATGAATCCTGTCTTCGGGTTTGAACGTGCGGAACAGCCAAAACGCATGGTACTGATTTGCAATGCCCTCGGTTTGTATCCTCCGTCGCTGTTCCCGAAGACGCCCGGAAACGACTACGAAAGCACGGAGTACCTCGAACTGCTCAAGGAACACAGAAGTGACTTCACCCTGTTTTCCGGCCTGTCACATCCGGACCAGAATGGCAAGGAGCCGCACGATACTGAGATGACTTTCCTGACGGCGGCGATCAATCCCGGGCTGGGAGGTTTCAAGAATACGGTTTCTGTTGATCAGGTGGCAGCGATGCACCTGGGTCACACCACGAGGTTTCCGTCGATCACGCTAGGAAGCAACACGCGGGAAAGTCAGTCATACAACAGCAATGGCGTGATGCTGCCAGCCGATAATCGCCCATCGCGGGTGTTTGCGAAGTTATTCCTGGCCGGAAGCCCGGAAGAACAGCGGCGACAAAGGCAGAGACTCGCGGACGGTCGCAGCATTCTAGATGCCGTTGGCGATCAAACTAAGACGCTCAATCAACGAGTGAGTGGCGGTGATCGGAAGCAATTGGATGAATACTTCGCCGCCATCCGCACTGCTGAGAAAGAACTGGCTGAATCCGAGGCGTGGCTGGATCGCCCAAAGCCTGAAGTGAAAGTCGAAGTTCCGAAGGACATTGTCGAATCATCCGAATTGCTCGGTCGCATTCGAGCGTTGATGAACCTGATTCCACTGATGCTGCAAACCGATTCAACGCGCGTGATCAGCCTGATGATTCAGGCTGATCACGGTGTTCCAAACATCCCCGGTGTCCAAGGGGAGCATCACCCGCTGTCCCATCACGGCCAGGATCCCAGCAAAATCGCCCAGTTAAAAATCATCGAATCCGGAATCCTCGCAGAATTCTCGGACTTGCTGACACAACTAGGACAACGATCGGAACACGGGGAACGACTCCTGGATGAAACGGCCGTGCTTTTCGGCAGCAATCTGGGCAATGCGAACGCTCACGATCCGACGAATCTTCCGATCATCCTCGCCGGTGGCGGCTACAAACACGGACGTTACGTCGCGCATGACAAAAAACGTAACACTCCGCTCTGCGATTTGTTTGTGACTCTACTGCAACGCATGGGTGTTGAGGCGGACAGCTTTGCAACGAGTAATGGTGCGTTGGCTATCACATGA
- a CDS encoding PQQ-binding-like beta-propeller repeat protein, with amino-acid sequence MKSFFISLSFSLLSLSHSLSVAGSPEENWHQWRGPEATGVSRTANPPIEWSEDKNIKWKVAIDGRGTSTPIIWNDKVFLLTAIDTGVKDTSIPDPKDQPKTNFFDIKRPNTEHAFVVVCLDRESGKELWRRTATKKIPHEGAHNDNDFASASPTTDGQHLYCWFGSAGLYCYDLDGNKLWQRDLGEAKVGSSLGEGCSPVLHDGKLVIVRDHAGQSSIEVLDGKTGDTLWQRERDEDNAWATPRVIEHSGKTQVITAASGAVRSYDLNSGEIIWQCGGLTGNVTPCPVIDGDYVICMSGYQGYAAMAIPLTETGDITGSEKILWKRDRGTPYIPSPLLYDGLLFYNQSNQSILTCVDSKTGETVFGPERIGQLSNIYASPVGASGRVYITGRNGTTLVLERSADFTVLASNQLDDRFDASPALADGQLFLRGAKHLYCVERL; translated from the coding sequence ATGAAATCATTCTTCATATCGCTTTCGTTTTCCCTGCTATCCCTGTCGCATTCACTCTCCGTTGCTGGTTCCCCGGAAGAAAACTGGCACCAGTGGCGAGGCCCCGAAGCAACGGGCGTTTCGCGAACGGCGAATCCGCCAATCGAATGGAGCGAAGACAAGAATATCAAGTGGAAGGTTGCGATCGATGGACGAGGAACATCGACGCCAATCATTTGGAATGACAAAGTCTTCTTATTGACGGCGATCGATACGGGCGTGAAGGATACGTCGATTCCCGATCCTAAGGATCAACCGAAGACCAACTTCTTCGATATCAAACGCCCGAACACTGAACACGCATTCGTAGTTGTGTGCCTCGATCGCGAGAGCGGCAAGGAATTGTGGCGACGAACGGCAACAAAGAAGATCCCGCACGAAGGCGCACATAATGACAATGATTTTGCGTCGGCATCGCCCACGACGGACGGCCAACACCTGTACTGTTGGTTCGGATCGGCCGGTCTTTATTGCTATGACCTCGACGGCAACAAGCTCTGGCAGCGAGATCTGGGCGAAGCCAAAGTTGGTTCCAGTCTCGGTGAGGGCTGTTCCCCAGTTTTGCATGATGGCAAACTTGTGATTGTGCGTGATCACGCAGGCCAAAGCTCCATCGAAGTGCTAGACGGTAAGACGGGAGACACCCTCTGGCAACGCGAGCGAGATGAAGACAACGCCTGGGCAACACCGAGAGTGATCGAGCATAGCGGGAAGACACAAGTGATCACCGCGGCCTCGGGTGCTGTCCGCAGCTACGATCTCAATTCAGGCGAGATTATCTGGCAATGCGGCGGACTGACCGGCAACGTTACCCCGTGTCCAGTCATCGATGGTGATTACGTGATTTGCATGAGCGGTTACCAGGGATACGCCGCGATGGCAATTCCCCTCACTGAAACAGGAGATATCACTGGTAGCGAAAAGATCCTCTGGAAGCGGGACCGCGGCACACCCTACATCCCATCGCCACTTCTTTATGATGGCTTGCTCTTCTACAACCAATCGAACCAGTCGATTCTCACCTGCGTGGACTCCAAAACGGGTGAGACCGTTTTCGGCCCCGAGCGGATCGGTCAGCTTTCCAACATCTACGCATCGCCGGTTGGCGCCTCAGGACGCGTCTACATCACTGGTCGTAACGGAACGACGTTGGTGCTGGAGCGATCCGCCGATTTCACAGTCCTCGCATCGAATCAACTTGACGATCGCTTCGACGCGTCGCCGGCCTTGGCCGATGGGCAATTGTTTCTCCGAGGTGCAAAACATCTGTATTGCGTCGAGCGACTCTGA
- a CDS encoding carboxypeptidase regulatory-like domain-containing protein gives MALSTCAWAHSATLSGLVMDGSNGVPLEGATVTLKNAGLSVTTDVEGRYRFDGASADEVTFSKVGYDSISRNIESNGGTANVVLTLAGKVTYVCTTADAKGRWQIARTVYDPETKTSDITYLTDTTQWNFKPNFSPDGSKITFFRRYAAGGPCCDTWLSSICVMNADGSGLHEIIAGEESFNTEPYWTRDGSERVSFNRMNVKNRGPHWNSFDGQPGAERRIAPWGWVNPHLADGRVFIQRGGQSFLATPTDGGKANYVKVQRSDDKFIHKIALSRDETMIAYQKWVDSSHNMYKGGVMVYAKFDASVPSITDEVVFDELDPSTQAWYVSISTDNRFLLFAKDGAIMQHDVAEGTVMKVSADSDPYKAYPTYTTFSK, from the coding sequence ATGGCGCTGTCCACCTGTGCCTGGGCGCATTCAGCCACCCTTTCGGGTCTGGTCATGGATGGGAGCAACGGCGTTCCTCTCGAAGGTGCAACCGTCACACTGAAAAACGCCGGACTTTCTGTGACGACTGACGTGGAGGGGCGCTATCGATTCGATGGGGCTTCAGCGGATGAGGTTACATTCAGCAAAGTTGGTTATGACTCCATTTCGCGAAACATCGAGTCGAATGGCGGAACTGCAAATGTTGTACTTACTCTTGCGGGGAAGGTGACCTACGTCTGTACGACAGCGGACGCGAAAGGCAGATGGCAAATCGCCCGGACTGTGTATGATCCTGAGACCAAGACATCGGATATCACCTACCTGACCGACACCACGCAGTGGAACTTCAAGCCCAATTTCAGTCCTGACGGCAGCAAGATCACATTCTTCAGGCGCTATGCGGCCGGCGGGCCGTGTTGCGATACTTGGCTATCTTCCATTTGTGTAATGAATGCCGACGGCAGCGGCCTCCACGAAATCATCGCCGGTGAAGAGAGCTTCAACACTGAACCCTACTGGACACGTGACGGGTCGGAGCGGGTTAGCTTTAACCGAATGAATGTGAAAAATCGCGGGCCTCACTGGAACAGTTTTGATGGGCAGCCTGGTGCGGAGCGCAGGATAGCCCCTTGGGGCTGGGTCAACCCACACTTGGCAGATGGACGCGTCTTTATTCAACGCGGTGGACAGAGCTTTCTTGCCACGCCGACCGATGGTGGCAAAGCTAACTACGTCAAGGTCCAGCGCTCTGACGACAAGTTCATTCACAAGATCGCACTATCCCGAGACGAAACGATGATCGCCTATCAGAAATGGGTCGACTCAAGCCACAACATGTACAAAGGCGGAGTGATGGTCTATGCGAAGTTTGATGCCTCTGTGCCTTCCATTACCGACGAAGTGGTCTTCGATGAATTAGATCCGTCCACCCAGGCTTGGTATGTTTCAATCTCAACCGACAACAGGTTTCTGCTCTTCGCAAAGGACGGAGCGATCATGCAGCATGATGTGGCAGAGGGAACGGTGATGAAGGTGTCGGCGGATTCAGATCCTTACAAGGCGTATCCTACTTACACGACATTTTCAAAGTGA